The following are from one region of the Stigmatella ashevillena genome:
- a CDS encoding immunoglobulin-like domain-containing protein, producing MRRAEIKSSCVLFVALSALALSCDKDQGAPLKQPTPATARTLRQEANPTGKVLILGTTVTGGQASREAQAATNRGFPVTIVTPAQWKAMTPEDFQKYNGIIIGDTACQGDTSAVQAAIDNSNIWGAAVDGNVVITGSDTTNNGTPQFLENAVSYIVAQPARTGMYISLGCAYQNVAPNTPVPLLKPFGDFTVAGTGCYASGGHIFQMEPSLLSDGLVSNDGALGGAKGCVTRAVFSSYPQNTFAPVALAVDSSGTLPNTSSYMEWLETDDDGNPKVYTGTPYIVTNGAMALSSGCGIGLAGLACEQGLEGNGRPAVPGTPADQTCSFSCQQQWCGDGHVDAEHGEECDDGILNGRAEDASGSIGACTEFCKLPNFETDSPPDAICKNLELVANLTCGADGTVNDGSWDPDEDLIGCQQRPIGPYPVGTTTVTLTCTDSKGNTDSCSATITVLDKNAPTLTLVGGNEQLECAPGTYADPGATAADVCEGNLSSKVAVSGSVNPGAVGHYELTYNVKDTSGNAATPVKRTVAVSDTQPPTLALNGLANTSAECASPYVDPGATASDVCAGNLNSAIVQTGSVNTAVLGTYPIQYNVQDPEGNKAPEISRTVEVDDTLAPVITITGPLEDSFECGAPYTDQGATANDACVGAVPVTATQVGDANQPGSFIISYSATDPSGNSVTSPTTRHVTVDDNAPPTLALRGLATEALECGNPYADPGAIANDACFGDVTHRITVTGAINNKQLGTQTLTYNVTDPAGQSAPAVSRTVNVGDSLAPLITVTGPLAASIECGGSPFVDPGATANDACIGTVPAVPTTVVNPGQEGTVSIKYTAQDTSGNTVTSDASRIVTVADTLPPTLALNGPANLPLECASPFNDPGATANDQCAGDVSSRIQTSGTIDNKLLTNPQTITYTVTDPGGRAPAPVNRTVTVSDTLAPVLALNGNSNDTFECGAAYVDPGATANDACAGDLTSAVVPSRTSIPGGFTITYTVTDPSGNSVASPVTRTVKSDDNTPPVLALNGPANLPLECGTSFTDPGAIAEDVCDDNLNITVTGTVDPAVPAQYTLTYNVTDSAANAAAPLHRTVTVQDTQGPTLALIGPATAGLECGTPFSDPGATANDLCAGDLSGEVVRTGTLNQGAVGNYTLTYNVADPGGHTAAPVSRTVAVSDSLAPVVTVNGPASLAVECGDGGFQDPGATAEDACAGTLPAVPSTAVDPTVPGVVAITYSATDPSGNTGVGTGRTVTVKDTLPPELALLGPGNQPLECGTPYNDPGATADDQCAGDLTGSIQRTGSINNKQLGAQTVSYTVSDPGGRTAGPVSRTVTVDDSLAPTIAVNGPLDQVFECGSTYVDPGATANDLCADDLTANIVATRTPIAGQPGSFTVSYSVTDPSGNTATSTSSRTVHVEDNEAPVLALNGPATQGLECGTPYTDPGATAQDACVGDLTASITRSGTVNPNVPNLYTVIYNVSDPSGQSAPSVTREVNVSDSLAPVITVQGPLNDTFECGGEYSDPGATANDLCYGNLTGAVVATRTTVPGQPGNFTITYSVQDPAGNTATSPVSRTVKVDDDTPPSISLNGPNYITVECSEPFVDPGALAVDLCAGDLPVTVTGNVDTTKAGNYVLSYSAQDMAGNTSPTVTRTVQVNDSQPPAITLLGDNPMSLECKRDTYVEPGATANDLCSGSSTVVADSSSVNPAIPGNYAVNYTATDKSGRQSSAIRDVNVVDTLPPALALVGPAHQPLECGTPYTDPGATANDLCFGDLTASVQRSGSIDNKHLGAQTVSYSVTDPSGYTTTPVNRTVTVSDTLAPAIAVQGPLSDTFACGGEYADPGAIATDVCAGNLTSHVVATRAPVPGKPGTFTITYSVQDPSGNKAVAPVTRTVTESDISVHLNDYNVFLLEDYTLGTDVEGRVAAGGNISMTNFSVGWKLPPSDTAPVLVAGGNLTLSQGGVWGDAAYGGTYKANNVTYVRGAPSQGSPVDFATRASQIRTLSTRLASLPANSLTRRESWGGLMLSGASPSVNVFDVNASDFTGTVLLSIDAPTGSLAVINIRGASATLSGGHSFSGGIDQRGVLFNFVDATSINANRYSLWGTLLAPNAHVNFTNGSFDGGLYAKSLSGNAEGHLNPLGDWDFCAPSLLRAPVQPLALSSH from the coding sequence GTGCGGCGGGCCGAAATCAAAAGCTCTTGCGTCCTCTTTGTCGCTCTGTCTGCCCTTGCTCTTTCCTGCGACAAGGACCAGGGCGCGCCGCTGAAACAGCCGACCCCGGCGACAGCGCGCACCCTCCGGCAAGAGGCCAATCCCACCGGCAAGGTGCTGATTCTCGGTACGACCGTCACTGGCGGGCAGGCCAGCCGGGAGGCGCAGGCCGCGACGAACCGGGGCTTTCCGGTCACCATCGTCACGCCCGCGCAGTGGAAGGCGATGACGCCAGAGGATTTCCAGAAGTACAACGGCATCATCATCGGGGATACGGCTTGCCAGGGCGATACGAGCGCGGTGCAGGCCGCCATCGACAACAGCAACATCTGGGGCGCTGCCGTCGACGGCAACGTCGTCATCACCGGCTCAGACACCACGAACAACGGGACGCCTCAGTTCCTTGAGAACGCCGTCTCCTACATTGTCGCGCAGCCGGCCCGGACTGGTATGTACATCTCGTTGGGCTGCGCCTATCAGAACGTGGCCCCGAATACCCCAGTGCCCCTGCTGAAGCCGTTCGGCGACTTCACCGTAGCAGGCACAGGGTGCTACGCCAGCGGCGGCCACATCTTCCAGATGGAGCCGTCCTTGCTCTCGGATGGTCTTGTCTCGAACGACGGTGCCCTGGGTGGCGCCAAGGGCTGTGTGACACGCGCGGTGTTCAGCAGCTACCCGCAGAACACCTTCGCCCCCGTGGCCCTCGCCGTGGACTCGTCGGGGACGCTGCCCAATACGAGTTCGTACATGGAGTGGCTCGAGACGGACGATGATGGGAATCCGAAGGTCTACACTGGTACCCCGTACATCGTGACGAACGGCGCCATGGCCCTCAGCTCGGGCTGTGGCATTGGCCTGGCCGGGCTGGCATGTGAACAGGGCCTTGAGGGCAACGGTCGGCCGGCGGTGCCCGGAACCCCGGCCGATCAGACATGCTCGTTCTCCTGCCAGCAGCAGTGGTGCGGCGATGGCCATGTGGACGCGGAACATGGGGAAGAGTGCGACGATGGCATCCTCAATGGCCGCGCTGAGGATGCCAGCGGCTCCATCGGGGCCTGCACCGAGTTCTGCAAGCTCCCCAACTTCGAAACCGATTCACCTCCCGACGCCATCTGCAAGAATCTCGAACTCGTCGCGAACCTCACCTGCGGCGCGGACGGCACGGTCAATGATGGGTCTTGGGACCCGGATGAGGACCTGATCGGCTGCCAGCAGCGTCCCATCGGTCCTTATCCCGTGGGGACCACCACCGTCACCCTCACCTGCACCGATTCGAAGGGCAATACCGACTCGTGCTCCGCCACCATCACCGTGCTCGACAAGAACGCTCCCACGCTGACCCTGGTGGGTGGGAACGAGCAGCTCGAGTGCGCTCCTGGCACCTACGCCGATCCGGGTGCCACCGCTGCGGATGTCTGCGAAGGAAATCTGTCTAGCAAGGTGGCCGTGAGCGGCTCGGTCAACCCGGGCGCGGTGGGCCATTACGAGCTGACCTACAACGTGAAGGATACCTCGGGTAACGCGGCCACCCCGGTGAAGCGCACCGTAGCGGTGTCGGACACGCAGCCGCCGACTCTGGCCCTCAACGGTCTGGCCAATACCTCGGCCGAGTGCGCCTCTCCATACGTCGACCCGGGCGCCACGGCCAGTGATGTGTGCGCGGGCAATCTCAACTCAGCCATCGTCCAGACCGGCTCGGTGAACACCGCCGTGCTGGGCACCTACCCCATCCAGTACAACGTGCAGGATCCCGAGGGAAACAAGGCCCCGGAGATCAGCCGCACGGTGGAAGTGGACGACACGCTGGCGCCGGTCATCACCATCACCGGGCCGCTCGAGGACTCCTTCGAGTGTGGCGCGCCCTATACAGATCAGGGTGCCACGGCCAATGACGCCTGCGTCGGCGCCGTGCCAGTCACGGCCACCCAAGTGGGGGATGCCAACCAGCCGGGCTCCTTCATCATCAGCTACAGCGCCACGGACCCCTCGGGCAACAGCGTCACGTCCCCCACCACCCGCCATGTGACGGTGGACGACAACGCGCCGCCCACGCTGGCGCTCCGGGGCCTCGCCACCGAGGCACTCGAGTGCGGCAATCCCTACGCGGACCCCGGCGCCATCGCCAACGATGCGTGCTTCGGCGATGTGACCCACCGCATCACCGTCACGGGCGCCATCAACAACAAGCAGCTCGGCACCCAGACGCTCACCTACAACGTGACCGACCCGGCCGGGCAGAGTGCTCCGGCGGTGAGCCGCACGGTGAACGTCGGTGACTCGCTGGCCCCCCTCATCACGGTGACCGGTCCTCTGGCCGCCTCCATCGAGTGCGGTGGCTCTCCCTTTGTGGACCCGGGTGCCACGGCCAATGACGCGTGCATCGGGACCGTTCCCGCAGTGCCGACCACCGTCGTCAATCCGGGCCAGGAGGGCACCGTCAGCATCAAGTACACGGCGCAAGACACCTCCGGCAACACGGTCACTTCCGACGCCAGCCGCATCGTGACGGTGGCCGACACCCTGCCTCCGACGCTGGCCCTCAACGGTCCGGCCAACCTGCCGCTGGAGTGCGCCTCACCGTTCAACGATCCGGGCGCTACGGCCAACGACCAGTGCGCCGGCGATGTGAGCAGCCGCATCCAGACCTCGGGCACCATCGACAACAAGCTGCTCACCAACCCCCAGACGATCACCTACACCGTGACCGATCCGGGCGGCCGTGCTCCTGCCCCCGTCAACCGCACGGTGACGGTGTCCGACACGCTGGCGCCGGTGCTCGCCCTCAACGGGAATTCCAACGACACGTTCGAGTGCGGTGCCGCCTACGTGGATCCGGGCGCGACGGCCAACGACGCGTGCGCGGGCGACCTAACCAGCGCAGTGGTGCCCTCAAGGACCTCCATCCCGGGCGGATTCACCATCACCTACACTGTGACGGACCCATCGGGCAACAGCGTGGCTTCGCCTGTGACCCGCACGGTGAAGTCGGATGACAACACGCCGCCGGTGCTGGCCCTCAATGGTCCGGCCAACCTGCCCCTGGAGTGCGGCACCTCCTTCACGGACCCGGGCGCCATCGCCGAGGACGTGTGCGACGACAACCTGAACATCACCGTGACGGGCACGGTGGACCCCGCGGTGCCTGCCCAGTACACGCTCACCTACAACGTGACCGACTCGGCGGCCAACGCTGCCGCGCCGCTCCACCGCACGGTGACGGTGCAGGACACTCAGGGCCCTACGCTGGCGCTCATCGGTCCGGCCACCGCGGGACTGGAGTGCGGCACGCCGTTCAGCGATCCGGGTGCCACGGCCAACGACCTGTGCGCGGGCGATCTGTCCGGCGAGGTGGTTCGCACCGGCACGCTCAACCAGGGCGCGGTGGGCAATTACACGCTGACTTACAACGTGGCGGATCCGGGAGGCCACACGGCCGCACCGGTCAGCCGCACGGTGGCGGTGAGCGACTCGCTGGCCCCGGTGGTCACGGTCAATGGTCCGGCCTCGCTGGCCGTGGAGTGCGGTGACGGCGGGTTCCAGGATCCGGGCGCGACGGCGGAGGATGCCTGCGCGGGGACCCTGCCCGCGGTGCCGAGCACTGCGGTGGATCCTACCGTGCCGGGCGTGGTGGCCATCACCTACAGCGCCACGGACCCCTCGGGGAACACGGGCGTCGGGACCGGGCGCACCGTCACGGTCAAGGACACCCTGCCGCCAGAACTGGCCCTGCTGGGCCCTGGCAACCAGCCGCTGGAGTGCGGTACGCCGTACAACGATCCGGGGGCCACTGCGGATGACCAGTGCGCGGGCGACCTGACGGGCTCCATCCAGCGGACGGGCTCCATCAATAACAAGCAGCTCGGTGCCCAGACGGTCTCCTACACCGTGTCGGATCCGGGCGGCCGTACCGCCGGGCCGGTCAGCCGCACGGTGACGGTGGACGACTCGCTGGCGCCGACCATCGCGGTCAACGGTCCGCTCGACCAGGTGTTCGAGTGCGGCTCCACCTACGTGGATCCCGGTGCCACGGCCAACGACCTGTGCGCCGATGACCTGACGGCGAACATCGTGGCCACGCGCACGCCGATCGCGGGCCAGCCGGGCTCCTTCACCGTCAGCTACAGCGTGACGGACCCCTCGGGCAACACGGCGACGTCCACCTCGAGCCGCACGGTGCACGTGGAGGACAACGAGGCGCCGGTGCTGGCGCTCAATGGTCCCGCGACGCAGGGCCTGGAGTGCGGCACGCCGTACACCGACCCGGGCGCCACGGCGCAGGACGCGTGCGTGGGAGACCTGACGGCTAGCATCACCCGGTCGGGCACGGTCAACCCGAACGTGCCGAACCTCTACACGGTCATCTACAACGTGTCGGATCCGTCCGGTCAGAGCGCGCCGTCGGTCACCCGCGAGGTGAACGTCAGCGACTCGCTGGCGCCGGTCATCACCGTCCAGGGTCCTCTCAACGACACCTTCGAGTGTGGCGGCGAGTACTCTGATCCGGGCGCCACGGCCAACGACCTGTGCTACGGCAACCTGACGGGCGCCGTGGTCGCCACGCGCACCACGGTCCCGGGCCAGCCGGGCAACTTCACCATCACCTACAGCGTGCAGGATCCGGCCGGCAACACGGCCACCTCGCCGGTCAGCCGCACGGTGAAGGTGGACGACGATACGCCCCCCAGCATCTCGCTCAATGGTCCGAACTACATCACGGTCGAGTGCTCGGAGCCCTTCGTGGATCCGGGTGCCCTCGCGGTGGACCTGTGCGCGGGCGACCTGCCCGTGACGGTGACGGGCAATGTGGACACCACCAAGGCAGGCAACTACGTCCTGAGCTACAGCGCCCAGGACATGGCCGGGAACACCTCGCCGACGGTCACCCGCACGGTGCAGGTGAACGACTCCCAGCCTCCCGCCATCACCCTGCTGGGTGACAACCCGATGAGCCTGGAGTGCAAGCGCGACACGTACGTGGAGCCCGGCGCCACGGCCAACGACCTGTGCTCCGGTTCCTCGACCGTCGTCGCGGACTCCTCGAGCGTCAACCCGGCGATCCCGGGGAACTACGCGGTCAACTACACCGCCACGGACAAGAGCGGCCGGCAGAGCTCCGCGATTCGCGATGTGAACGTGGTGGACACCCTGCCTCCCGCCTTGGCCCTGGTGGGTCCTGCCCATCAGCCACTGGAGTGCGGCACGCCGTACACCGACCCGGGCGCCACCGCCAACGATCTGTGCTTCGGTGACTTGACGGCCTCCGTCCAGCGCTCAGGCTCCATCGACAACAAGCACCTCGGCGCCCAGACGGTTTCCTACTCCGTGACCGATCCGAGCGGCTACACGACCACCCCCGTCAACCGCACCGTGACCGTGAGCGACACCCTCGCCCCCGCCATCGCCGTTCAGGGCCCTCTCTCCGACACCTTTGCCTGCGGCGGCGAATACGCCGACCCGGGCGCCATTGCCACCGATGTCTGCGCGGGCAACTTGACCAGCCACGTCGTGGCCACTCGCGCACCCGTTCCGGGCAAGCCCGGCACCTTCACCATCACCTACAGCGTGCAGGATCCCTCCGGCAACAAAGCCGTGGCTCCCGTCACCCGCACCGTCACCGAGAGCGACATCTCCGTCCACCTCAATGACTACAACGTGTTCCTCCTGGAGGACTACACCCTGGGCACCGATGTGGAGGGCCGCGTCGCCGCTGGCGGCAATATCTCCATGACGAACTTCTCCGTGGGCTGGAAGCTGCCGCCCTCGGACACCGCGCCGGTGCTGGTGGCCGGTGGCAACCTGACGCTCTCCCAGGGCGGCGTCTGGGGCGATGCTGCTTACGGCGGCACCTACAAGGCCAACAACGTGACGTATGTCCGCGGCGCTCCCTCCCAGGGCTCTCCCGTGGACTTCGCCACCCGCGCCTCCCAGATCCGCACCTTGTCCACCCGCCTGGCCTCCCTGCCCGCCAACAGCCTCACCCGCCGCGAGTCTTGGGGCGGTCTCATGCTCTCGGGCGCTTCGCCCTCTGTGAACGTTTTCGACGTGAATGCCAGTGACTTCACCGGCACCGTGCTCCTGTCCATCGACGCTCCCACTGGCTCCCTCGCTGTGATCAACATCCGGGGCGCCTCGGCCACCCTCTCCGGTGGACATTCCTTCAGCGGCGGCATCGATCAGCGGGGCGTCCTCTTCAACTTCGTGGATGCCACTTCCATCAATGCCAATCGCTACAGCTTGTGGGGCACCCTGCTGGCTCCCAACGCCCACGTGAACTTCACGAACGGCAGCTTCGATGGCGGTCTCTATGCCAAGTCCCTGTCGGGCAACGCCGAGGGGCACCTCAATCCTCTCGGGGACTGGGACTTCTGCGCTCCTTCCCTCCTCCGCGCTCCGGTTCAACCGCTGGCTCTCTCCTCACACTGA